The sequence below is a genomic window from Coffea arabica cultivar ET-39 chromosome 4c, Coffea Arabica ET-39 HiFi, whole genome shotgun sequence.
TCCAAATACTGATTCTAGAGGGCCAAAGTTTCTATGTTATTGGTGAGAAATCATGGGTgcttttttgtgaaaatttcaaaattttgctccCTTCCAATTTTTGGTAGAGCCGcgcattgaaaattttttaaccaTTCCCGGCACAGCACTTGTCAAGCCTAGCACCACATGAATTTCAAGCCTTCCACACTTGCAAGGCTACTTCCCCAAATATTGTTCTCAGATCAGAGCGCTCGAAAGTTCAATTGCAACCTCCCCTGCACCTTTCcccttctatctctctttccctctctatCAATTTTCAGTTTCCAATAGACATATGGTTCCCTCTTCCTCTCTAGCATCCAGATCTGAATTTATACAATCATGGACACACTTTAAAGACCCTTCCGATGCAATGGCAGACTTCAAGGAAAAGCGATGGTGTAGGTtttttaatatgttattttaGAAAATGGGTCCGTGATCCCGATTTTGTTAGGAATTGTTGGGGTATGTAGATTGTTAATTTTGATTGCCAAGCTTTCATTTGAGCGATCAGCTTCTAAAAGGTCAGAGAGGCTGTTGAGTCTTGTATTTGGGGTTCTTGGGTTTTTCTGGGGCCTCGCGATTGTTTTGGAGATGGTTCCCAGTTGGggtcttgattttgattttgaatcgtTGGACGGATTTGGGAAGTTCTTTATTGCTGTTCTAGTGGGCTGCATTGTGGGTCTCTTTTACATCCCAGCTACGAGGAATGCTCGTGCCTTTTGGCTTGGAACTGATCAGATTCGTTCTAATTTGTCCATAATTTCCTGTGGATGGTTTGGAAGAATGCTTCTTTATGGCAATTACTTGTTAGTTGTATTCACTTCCACGCTTTGGGTTGGCCCATTTACTGAACTCCTCGTCTGCGAGAAATCTGATGGAATCAAAGGGCTTCATTCCAATGGTAGGAACAAATATACTGAGGAGTTGATAGATA
It includes:
- the LOC113739061 gene encoding uncharacterized protein, translating into MADFKEKRWSSKRSERLLSLVFGVLGFFWGLAIVLEMVPSWGLDFDFESLDGFGKFFIAVLVGCIVGLFYIPATRNARAFWLGTDQIRSNLSIISCGWFGRMLLYGNYLLVVFTSTLWVGPFTELLVCEKSDGIKGLHSNGRNKYTEELIDRLGMLRSDFYKFRVWCMFSSGILQILSLRPNVQMFLNEAVLCWYQRLHASKVPDLDYSRAKVFLHNHYMFLVVLQFFAPAAIALLLLGLSHIDVNLLADFKLPCNLLPCSALVKEMALFLAWWITFVWAIFTSVSLTLYRRGFLFVS